One genomic window of Polaromonas sp. SP1 includes the following:
- a CDS encoding DUF1513 domain-containing protein, whose product MREPFTLHRRQWLVHATAYAAALAAPLALPAGAAARALQLAAAWEGSEGYQVGVLTKRGAALAVCAALDVPTRAHGVWVEAGGTLLAVARRPGDWLLRWKPDVAQGGQAIAWGWIEPDRAFNGHVIASPDGKRIYTTETHLETGQGLIGIRDAATLEKTGEWPTHGMDPHELLLDADGSLVVANGGIPALPETGRLKLHMERMDASLVRLDTRTGELRGQWRLADQRLSLRHIAWAEGAHTVSGQRLLGIALQAEHDDAAAKAAAPVLAVFDGQRLQTRAAGPGQQLAGYGGDIAPAGGGFAVSCPRANGVALWRADGEWAGFLPLQEACALAAEAPQKHQAPNLWAAGRLAAITQDSRGAVRASALKELRLDNHWAPLG is encoded by the coding sequence ATGCGCGAGCCTTTCACGCTGCACCGCCGCCAGTGGCTGGTCCATGCCACCGCGTATGCTGCCGCGCTGGCCGCGCCACTGGCCCTGCCTGCCGGGGCAGCCGCGCGCGCGCTGCAACTGGCTGCCGCCTGGGAAGGCAGCGAGGGCTACCAGGTGGGCGTGCTGACGAAGCGCGGCGCAGCACTCGCGGTGTGCGCCGCGCTGGACGTGCCCACGCGCGCGCACGGCGTGTGGGTGGAAGCCGGCGGCACGCTGCTGGCCGTGGCGCGCCGGCCCGGCGACTGGCTGCTGCGCTGGAAACCTGATGTGGCGCAAGGCGGCCAGGCCATTGCCTGGGGCTGGATAGAACCCGACCGCGCCTTCAACGGCCATGTCATTGCCAGCCCCGACGGCAAGCGGATCTACACCACCGAAACCCACCTGGAAACCGGCCAGGGCCTGATCGGCATTCGCGATGCGGCCACGCTGGAAAAAACCGGCGAATGGCCCACCCATGGCATGGACCCGCATGAGTTGTTGCTGGACGCTGATGGCAGCCTGGTGGTGGCCAACGGCGGCATTCCGGCCCTGCCTGAAACGGGGCGGCTGAAGCTTCACATGGAGCGCATGGACGCCTCGCTGGTGCGGCTGGATACGCGCACCGGCGAGCTGCGCGGCCAGTGGCGGCTGGCCGACCAACGCCTGAGCCTGCGCCACATCGCCTGGGCCGAAGGCGCTCATACGGTGTCGGGCCAGCGCCTGCTGGGCATCGCGCTGCAGGCCGAGCACGACGATGCGGCCGCCAAAGCCGCTGCGCCGGTGCTGGCGGTGTTTGACGGCCAGCGCCTGCAAACCCGCGCCGCCGGCCCGGGCCAGCAGCTGGCGGGCTACGGCGGCGATATTGCCCCGGCGGGCGGCGGCTTTGCGGTGAGCTGCCCGCGCGCCAACGGTGTGGCGCTGTGGCGCGCCGATGGCGAATGGGCCGGCTTTTTACCGCTGCAAGAAGCCTGCGCGCTGGCGGCCGAGGCGCCGCAGAAGCATCAAGCGCCGAACCTGTGGGCGGCCGGCCGGCTGGCAGCCATCACGCAGGACAGCCGCGGCGCCGTCCGCGCATCGGCGCTGAAAGAGCTGCGCCTGGACAACCACTGGGCGCCGCTGGGCTGA
- a CDS encoding ATP-dependent helicase produces the protein MSSPSPASPIASGLNLAQQEAVNYLHGPCLVLAGAGSGKTRVITHKIGRLIQSGLKPEQIAAITFTNKAAAEMRERAKALIGKPAKGVLVCTFHALGVRMLRQDGAALGLKPQFSILDSDDVTSIIKDAGGSTDAATARQWQWTISLWKNMGLNAAEAMAQANGDEERTIARVMAHYEERLTAYQSVDFDDLVGLPLKLLREHEAVRTKWQDSLGHVLVDEYQDTNATQYEMLKLLVGPRGRFTAVGDDDQSIYGWRGATLDNLKKLPQDYPNLKVVKLEQNYRSTSAILRAANNVIGPNPKLFPKTLFSELGEGEPVRVIDCDSEEHEAERVVARIQSLRAEGSLQAEGGQFKEWKDFCVLYRANHLAKPFEKAFRKANIPYKVSGGQSFFDRAEIKDLCCWMRLLVNNNDDPAFMRAVTTPKRGIGHTTLGALGNFASQSKQSLFEALFSNSLGSVLPAKAVGSLHEFGRYLNDLEYRAKRTVGAEDARVFLNDWLKEIDYEKHLYDGEDSEKLAAARWTNVMDFCDWVAQRCGGQIDDTSGAVVAAETKTMLEVVQTIALLSTISEREGDQNVVTLSTLHAAKGLEWPHVVLAGVNEGLLPFKLEDDDGVNTDSIALRLQEERRLMYVGITRAQRTLAVNWLRKRKKGRDMIPGAPSRFIAEMALDKATVKEDPREKLKALRAEFAKKSADGIAAAAAASESR, from the coding sequence ATGTCGTCACCTTCTCCTGCGTCCCCCATCGCCTCCGGCCTGAACCTCGCCCAGCAAGAAGCCGTCAACTACCTGCATGGCCCCTGCCTGGTGCTGGCCGGCGCCGGCTCGGGCAAGACGCGGGTGATCACGCACAAGATAGGCCGGCTGATCCAGTCGGGCCTCAAGCCCGAGCAGATCGCCGCGATCACCTTCACCAACAAGGCCGCCGCCGAAATGCGCGAACGGGCCAAAGCCCTGATCGGCAAACCCGCCAAAGGCGTGCTGGTCTGCACCTTCCATGCGCTGGGCGTGCGCATGCTGCGCCAGGACGGCGCGGCGCTGGGCCTGAAGCCGCAGTTTTCCATCCTCGACAGCGACGACGTGACCAGCATCATCAAGGACGCCGGCGGCAGCACCGATGCGGCCACCGCACGGCAGTGGCAATGGACCATCAGCCTGTGGAAAAACATGGGCCTGAACGCAGCCGAGGCCATGGCCCAAGCCAACGGCGATGAAGAGCGCACCATCGCCCGCGTGATGGCGCACTATGAAGAGCGCCTGACGGCCTACCAGAGCGTGGACTTCGACGACCTGGTGGGCCTGCCGCTCAAGCTGCTGCGCGAACACGAGGCCGTACGCACGAAGTGGCAGGACTCTTTGGGCCACGTGCTGGTCGACGAGTACCAGGACACCAATGCCACGCAGTACGAAATGCTCAAGCTGCTGGTGGGCCCGCGCGGGCGCTTTACTGCCGTGGGCGACGACGACCAGTCCATCTACGGCTGGCGCGGCGCCACGCTGGACAACCTGAAGAAGCTGCCGCAGGACTACCCCAACCTCAAGGTGGTGAAGCTCGAGCAGAACTACCGCTCCACCAGCGCCATCCTGCGCGCGGCCAACAACGTGATCGGCCCCAACCCCAAGCTGTTTCCGAAGACGCTGTTCAGCGAATTGGGCGAAGGCGAGCCGGTGCGCGTGATCGACTGCGACAGCGAAGAGCACGAGGCCGAGCGCGTGGTAGCCCGCATCCAGAGCCTGCGCGCCGAAGGCAGCCTGCAGGCCGAGGGCGGGCAGTTCAAGGAGTGGAAAGACTTTTGCGTGCTCTACCGCGCCAACCACCTGGCCAAGCCTTTTGAGAAAGCCTTTCGCAAGGCCAACATTCCCTACAAGGTCTCGGGCGGGCAAAGTTTTTTTGACCGTGCCGAGATCAAGGACCTGTGCTGCTGGATGCGGCTGCTGGTCAACAACAACGACGACCCGGCGTTTATGCGCGCGGTCACCACGCCCAAGCGCGGCATCGGCCACACGACGCTGGGCGCGCTGGGCAACTTTGCCAGCCAGTCCAAGCAAAGCCTGTTTGAAGCGCTCTTCAGCAACTCGCTGGGCTCGGTGCTGCCGGCCAAGGCGGTGGGCTCACTGCATGAGTTTGGCCGCTACCTGAACGACCTGGAATACCGCGCCAAGCGCACCGTGGGCGCAGAAGACGCACGCGTTTTCCTGAACGACTGGCTCAAGGAAATCGATTACGAAAAACACCTGTACGACGGCGAAGACAGCGAAAAGCTGGCCGCCGCACGCTGGACCAACGTGATGGATTTTTGCGACTGGGTGGCGCAGCGCTGCGGCGGGCAGATTGACGACACGTCAGGCGCCGTGGTGGCCGCCGAAACCAAAACCATGCTGGAAGTGGTGCAGACGATTGCGCTGCTCTCCACCATCAGCGAACGTGAAGGCGACCAGAACGTGGTCACCCTTTCAACCCTGCACGCCGCCAAAGGCCTGGAGTGGCCGCATGTGGTGCTGGCCGGCGTGAACGAGGGCCTGCTGCCCTTCAAGCTGGAAGACGATGACGGCGTCAACACCGACAGCATTGCATTGCGCCTGCAGGAAGAACGCCGCCTGATGTACGTGGGCATCACCCGCGCGCAGCGCACGCTCGCCGTGAACTGGCTGCGCAAACGCAAAAAAGGCCGCGACATGATCCCCGGCGCACCCAGCCGCTTCATCGCCGAGATGGCCCTGGACAAAGCCACCGTGAAAGAAGACCCGCGCGAAAAGCTCAAGGCCTTGCGCGCGGAGTTTGCGAAGAAGTCAGCGGATGGGATTGCTGCGGCTGCGGCGGCTTCAGAGAGCCGCTAG
- a CDS encoding imelysin family protein, translated as MNPLTAESNPALRNALRAFICAALLAGGAANAQTVAANVAVPFYTAGDFMRGAYRFWYAPQAAAFAEQAGGLPPAISAVCDAGADASASKLEQARERWKATALAWDRLSGVQVGPLVQRRSTRQIDFTPTRPELIKRAIQTAPQDAAAMESIGTPAKGLPALEWLLWTQAIAPATPACRYAVQVAADIQREADTLAKAFSDLAARPPGEGEESNGPAMSELINQWTGALERLRWAEMEKPRMAGAAQGGRNAAPYARSASGQTAARWAAQWQALRTLGAAPSQASEAPRPGTALAPIETYLRGLGRNEPADKLAQSVGKADKALQNISPANRAGITAAGRSLAELKKLTEAEIAPALEVSIGFSDADGD; from the coding sequence ATGAATCCCCTCACTGCTGAATCGAACCCCGCCTTGCGCAACGCCCTGCGCGCCTTCATTTGCGCCGCGCTGCTGGCCGGCGGCGCGGCAAACGCGCAAACCGTGGCCGCCAACGTGGCCGTGCCGTTTTACACCGCGGGTGATTTCATGCGCGGCGCCTACCGCTTTTGGTATGCGCCGCAAGCCGCTGCGTTTGCGGAGCAGGCCGGCGGCTTGCCGCCTGCGATCTCTGCGGTATGCGATGCCGGCGCAGACGCGTCGGCATCCAAACTGGAGCAGGCGCGCGAACGCTGGAAAGCCACCGCCCTGGCCTGGGACCGCCTGAGCGGTGTGCAGGTCGGCCCGCTGGTGCAGCGGCGCTCGACCCGGCAGATCGACTTCACGCCGACGCGGCCCGAGCTCATCAAGCGCGCGATTCAAACCGCTCCGCAGGATGCGGCCGCCATGGAAAGCATAGGCACGCCGGCCAAGGGCCTGCCCGCGCTCGAGTGGCTGCTGTGGACACAAGCCATCGCGCCGGCCACACCGGCTTGCCGTTATGCGGTGCAGGTCGCCGCCGACATCCAGCGCGAAGCCGACACGCTGGCCAAGGCCTTCAGCGACCTGGCGGCACGCCCGCCCGGTGAAGGCGAAGAAAGCAATGGCCCGGCGATGAGCGAGTTGATCAACCAGTGGACGGGCGCGCTGGAGCGCCTGCGCTGGGCCGAGATGGAAAAGCCGCGCATGGCGGGCGCCGCCCAAGGCGGGCGCAATGCCGCGCCGTATGCCCGCAGCGCCAGCGGCCAGACCGCCGCGCGCTGGGCCGCGCAGTGGCAGGCGCTGCGCACGCTTGGCGCCGCACCCTCACAGGCCAGCGAGGCGCCGCGCCCCGGCACGGCGCTAGCGCCGATTGAAACCTATTTGCGCGGCCTGGGCCGCAACGAGCCGGCCGACAAGCTGGCGCAAAGCGTGGGCAAGGCCGACAAGGCGCTGCAAAACATTTCGCCCGCCAACCGCGCCGGCATCACGGCGGCCGGGCGTTCGCTGGCCGAGCTGAAAAAGCTCACCGAAGCGGAGATCGCGCCTGCGCTGGAAGTCAGCATCGGGTTTTCGGACGCGGACGGGGATTGA
- a CDS encoding phospholipase A encodes MRLIQKPFPSAARPLGDSLLAPLAPLAPLALLAFFAAAPAHAQTASPRTSPLGWQTCQAMKSDPAAQLSCFQQWADSQAPANTPSPSLTMAPANPATGQPATPVLLLPSLNTEAPDGKPIGCKNTQYSELSRFWELQRGTDCDTFSLRGYRPITLAVSTSDSVNMQPSSPALGHTALTAQPYMRTENKIQLSVRTKVAKGLLKSGDNDEDDHDSVWFGYTQQSYWQLFNGSISRPFRTTDHEPEVIYIYPHQIPLAGGWNYRLSGLGLVHQSNGQSLPLSRSWNRVYLMGAAEKTLGQDSGLILQGRIWDRLKESSGNDDNPGIENYIGRAEVSGSWQINKANTVGVTLRHSLRKEARGSARFDWMMAPASSPNYTGLRYHVQLFSGYGDSLVDYNRKRNVLSIGLSLVDW; translated from the coding sequence ATGCGACTGATACAGAAACCCTTCCCATCTGCCGCGCGCCCGCTGGGGGACAGCCTGCTGGCACCTTTGGCGCCTTTGGCACCTCTGGCGTTGCTGGCATTTTTTGCAGCAGCCCCGGCGCACGCGCAAACCGCGTCGCCCCGCACGTCGCCCCTCGGCTGGCAAACCTGCCAGGCCATGAAAAGCGACCCGGCCGCGCAGCTGAGCTGCTTCCAGCAGTGGGCGGACTCGCAGGCACCGGCCAACACACCCTCCCCCAGCCTGACCATGGCCCCGGCCAACCCGGCCACCGGCCAGCCCGCCACGCCGGTGCTGCTGCTGCCGTCGCTGAACACCGAGGCGCCCGACGGCAAACCGATCGGTTGCAAGAACACCCAATACTCCGAGCTCTCGCGCTTCTGGGAGCTGCAGCGCGGCACCGATTGCGACACCTTCTCGCTGCGCGGCTACCGGCCGATCACGCTGGCCGTCTCTACGTCTGACAGCGTGAACATGCAGCCGTCGTCACCCGCGCTGGGCCACACCGCGCTGACGGCGCAGCCCTATATGCGCACCGAAAACAAGATCCAGCTGTCGGTGCGTACCAAGGTGGCCAAGGGCTTGCTGAAAAGCGGTGACAACGATGAAGACGACCACGACTCGGTGTGGTTCGGCTACACGCAGCAAAGTTACTGGCAGCTTTTTAACGGCAGCATCTCGCGGCCGTTTCGCACAACCGACCACGAGCCGGAAGTGATTTACATCTACCCGCACCAGATCCCGCTGGCCGGCGGCTGGAACTACCGGCTCTCGGGCCTGGGGCTGGTGCACCAGTCCAACGGGCAGTCGCTGCCGCTGTCGCGCAGCTGGAACCGCGTTTACCTGATGGGCGCGGCGGAGAAAACGCTGGGCCAGGACTCGGGGCTGATCCTGCAGGGCCGTATCTGGGACCGGCTCAAGGAGTCTTCGGGCAACGACGACAACCCCGGCATCGAGAACTACATCGGCCGCGCCGAGGTCTCGGGCAGCTGGCAGATCAACAAGGCCAACACGGTGGGCGTGACGCTGCGGCATTCGCTGCGCAAGGAAGCGCGCGGCTCGGCCCGCTTTGACTGGATGATGGCGCCCGCCTCGTCGCCCAACTACACCGGCCTGCGCTACCACGTGCAGCTCTTCAGCGGCTACGGCGACAGCCTGGTGGACTACAACCGAAAGCGCAATGTGCTGAGCATCGGCCTGAGCCTGGTGGACTGGTAA
- a CDS encoding di-heme oxidoredictase family protein, protein MLKRSLRLALACTGVAGLAFWVAAGTAAQAGAAPDDEKTGGETTVFATGQNAFSFPFANLPDEERTRFVIGNSFFKRNWVQAPASTTARDGLGPHFIARSCGGCHVQDGRGAPPDFQRGLSDQPVGLLLRLSIPGKDAHGGPMPDPVYGDQFSNFAIQGVMPEGQISLRYETVRGKFADGTPYQLQKPRYGFSKLNYGPMAKDVMVSPRIAPQMAGVGLLEAIPDAEIVRNAREQAATGGPVRGVVNQVWDAPSQQMRTGRFGWKANVATLAHQTAGAFLGDMGITSPTFPAETCTAAQKDCLAAPRGAQGKAPEIDEKTFGDVVFYETTLAPAARRNPKDAQVLQGQKLFAQAQCAACHRPSYVTGESPFPRLGSKAVQGQTIWPYTDLLLHDMGEGLADGRPDFLANGRQWRTPPLWGIGLVPDVNGHNRLLHDGRARGVLEAVLWHDGEAKASKDKVLQMSAKERAALVKFLESL, encoded by the coding sequence TTGCTTAAGCGCTCCCTGCGGCTGGCGCTGGCCTGCACGGGCGTCGCGGGCCTGGCTTTCTGGGTGGCCGCAGGCACAGCCGCGCAAGCCGGCGCCGCGCCTGACGACGAGAAAACCGGTGGCGAAACCACCGTGTTTGCCACCGGCCAGAACGCGTTTTCATTTCCCTTTGCCAATTTGCCCGATGAGGAGCGCACGCGCTTTGTCATCGGCAATTCTTTTTTCAAGCGCAACTGGGTGCAGGCGCCGGCCTCCACCACGGCGCGCGACGGCCTGGGCCCGCACTTCATCGCGCGCTCCTGCGGCGGCTGCCATGTGCAGGACGGCCGCGGTGCGCCGCCGGACTTCCAGCGCGGCCTGTCCGACCAGCCGGTCGGCCTCTTGCTGCGCCTGTCGATTCCGGGCAAGGACGCCCACGGCGGCCCCATGCCCGACCCGGTGTACGGCGACCAGTTTTCCAATTTCGCCATCCAGGGTGTGATGCCCGAGGGGCAGATCTCGCTGCGCTACGAAACGGTGCGCGGCAAGTTCGCCGACGGCACGCCCTACCAGTTGCAAAAGCCCCGCTACGGTTTCAGCAAGCTCAACTACGGCCCCATGGCCAAAGACGTGATGGTGAGCCCGCGCATCGCGCCGCAGATGGCCGGCGTGGGTTTGCTTGAAGCGATTCCCGACGCCGAAATTGTGCGCAATGCGCGCGAGCAGGCGGCCACGGGCGGGCCGGTGCGCGGTGTCGTCAACCAGGTGTGGGACGCACCCTCGCAGCAGATGCGCACGGGCCGCTTCGGCTGGAAGGCCAACGTCGCCACGCTGGCGCACCAGACCGCCGGCGCATTTTTGGGCGACATGGGCATCACCTCGCCGACCTTTCCGGCCGAGACCTGCACTGCTGCGCAAAAAGACTGCCTGGCTGCGCCGCGCGGCGCGCAAGGCAAGGCGCCCGAGATCGACGAAAAAACATTCGGCGACGTGGTGTTTTATGAAACGACGCTGGCGCCCGCCGCACGCCGCAACCCGAAAGACGCGCAGGTGCTGCAGGGGCAAAAGCTGTTTGCGCAGGCGCAGTGCGCCGCCTGCCACCGGCCCAGCTATGTCACCGGCGAAAGCCCCTTCCCGCGCCTGGGCAGCAAGGCCGTGCAGGGCCAGACCATCTGGCCGTACACCGATTTGCTGCTGCACGACATGGGCGAAGGCCTGGCCGACGGCCGGCCCGACTTTCTGGCCAATGGCCGCCAGTGGCGCACGCCGCCGCTGTGGGGCATAGGCCTGGTGCCCGACGTGAACGGCCACAACCGGCTGCTGCACGACGGCCGTGCGCGCGGTGTGCTTGAAGCGGTGCTGTGGCACGACGGCGAAGCCAAAGCCAGCAAAGACAAGGTGCTGCAGATGAGCGCGAAGGAACGCGCCGCGCTGGTGAAGTTTCTGGAATCGCTGTGA
- a CDS encoding phosphate/phosphite/phosphonate ABC transporter substrate-binding protein, with the protein MRIFKRVGALALALTALMAGQAWAQTPLVFAVNEGVTYRVNPGATVERFRELSEDLGKLLKRPVKVQAVTDYKELAAGLAEQRYDLAWVHPAHHSIRALSKNGYHLVAVTKGFTEYSASFMVRSDSPLKSINDLKGLKVGAPSEDSITSVIMRATLRDALGPQLPETVYVKLQDAVPFMVENNMVASGVTASRAVVKEWQAKGGKVLATSKPVPIKHLIASSKVTEAERAQLTAYFVGLDQSADGKKRLESMTVQGFAPYDQAKLLELGKWLGV; encoded by the coding sequence ATGAGGATTTTTAAACGTGTAGGTGCTTTGGCGCTGGCCTTGACAGCTTTGATGGCCGGCCAGGCCTGGGCCCAGACCCCCCTGGTGTTTGCCGTGAATGAAGGCGTGACCTACCGCGTCAACCCCGGCGCCACCGTGGAGCGTTTCCGCGAGCTGTCCGAAGACCTGGGCAAGCTGCTCAAGCGCCCGGTCAAGGTACAGGCCGTCACGGATTACAAAGAGCTCGCCGCCGGCCTGGCCGAGCAGCGCTACGACCTCGCCTGGGTGCACCCCGCGCACCACTCGATTCGCGCGCTGTCCAAAAATGGCTACCACCTCGTTGCGGTGACCAAGGGCTTCACCGAATACAGCGCCTCCTTCATGGTGCGCAGCGACTCCCCGCTCAAGTCCATCAACGACCTGAAAGGCCTCAAGGTCGGCGCGCCCAGCGAAGACTCCATCACCTCCGTGATCATGCGCGCTACCCTGCGCGACGCGCTGGGCCCCCAGCTCCCCGAAACCGTTTACGTCAAACTGCAGGATGCCGTGCCCTTCATGGTGGAAAACAACATGGTCGCCTCCGGCGTCACCGCCTCACGCGCCGTCGTCAAGGAATGGCAAGCCAAAGGCGGCAAGGTGCTGGCCACCAGCAAGCCCGTACCCATCAAGCACCTGATCGCCAGCAGCAAAGTGACTGAGGCCGAGCGCGCCCAGCTCACCGCCTACTTTGTGGGCCTGGACCAATCCGCCGACGGCAAGAAACGGCTGGAGTCAATGACCGTGCAGGGCTTTGCGCCGTATGACCAGGCCAAGCTGCTTGAGCTGGGTAAATGGCTGGGGGTTTGA
- a CDS encoding sodium:proton antiporter, translated as MTFPEPTTFTLACIVAGALLIAMTLGGSFIARLPLSSAMLYLGVGVAISPVGLGLVKLDAFKNAVLLERLTEVAVLISLFTAGMKLEFRWKDGRWRIPVQLATVSMVLTVGAVTALGVYVLNLPLGAAVLLGAILAPTDPVLASDVQVANPGDRDRLRFGLTGEGGLNDGTAFPFVMLGLGLLGLHKLGEGGWRWWAVDVLWAVAGGLALGWLLGTLVGRAILYLRMRHREALGSDEFIALGLIGLTYGVALLFHTYGFLAVFAAGLALRRIDEPQSRPAPQAPASPEETLSPADQEASGAEAPAHMMRAVQRFNSQLESFVEVAIVLAVGVLVATTRFRTEVLWFIPVLFLVIRPVAVYIGLLGTPVSGAQRNLMSWFGIRGIGSLYYLLYAINHHIERALAQQLLSITLAVVVASVVAHGISVTPLMKRYEARKAGRRK; from the coding sequence ATGACTTTTCCCGAGCCCACCACCTTCACGCTGGCCTGTATCGTCGCGGGCGCGCTGCTGATCGCCATGACGCTGGGCGGCTCTTTCATCGCGCGCCTGCCGCTGAGCTCGGCCATGCTCTACCTCGGCGTGGGCGTGGCGATCAGCCCCGTCGGCCTGGGGCTGGTGAAGCTCGACGCCTTCAAAAACGCCGTGCTGCTGGAGCGCCTGACCGAAGTCGCCGTGCTGATCTCGCTCTTCACCGCCGGCATGAAACTCGAATTTCGATGGAAGGACGGCCGCTGGCGCATCCCGGTGCAGCTGGCCACGGTCTCGATGGTGCTGACGGTGGGGGCCGTGACCGCGCTGGGTGTGTATGTGCTGAATTTGCCGCTGGGCGCCGCCGTGCTGCTGGGCGCCATCCTCGCGCCGACCGACCCAGTGCTGGCCTCGGACGTGCAGGTGGCCAACCCGGGCGACCGCGACCGGCTGCGCTTTGGCCTGACCGGCGAAGGCGGGCTCAACGACGGCACGGCGTTTCCGTTTGTGATGCTGGGCCTGGGCCTTTTGGGCTTGCACAAGCTGGGCGAAGGCGGCTGGCGCTGGTGGGCGGTCGATGTGCTGTGGGCCGTGGCCGGCGGCCTGGCGCTGGGCTGGCTGCTGGGCACGCTGGTGGGCCGCGCCATCCTTTACCTGCGCATGCGGCACCGCGAGGCGCTGGGCTCAGACGAGTTCATCGCGCTGGGGCTGATCGGGCTGACCTACGGCGTGGCATTGCTCTTTCACACCTACGGATTCCTTGCGGTGTTTGCCGCAGGGCTGGCGCTGCGGCGCATTGACGAGCCGCAGTCACGCCCGGCACCCCAGGCGCCGGCCAGCCCCGAAGAAACGCTGAGCCCCGCGGACCAGGAAGCCTCAGGCGCGGAAGCGCCCGCGCACATGATGCGGGCGGTGCAGCGCTTTAACAGCCAGCTCGAAAGTTTTGTCGAGGTCGCCATCGTGCTGGCCGTCGGGGTGCTGGTGGCCACCACGCGGTTTCGCACCGAGGTGCTGTGGTTCATCCCTGTGCTGTTCCTGGTGATCCGGCCGGTGGCGGTGTATATCGGCCTGCTGGGCACGCCGGTCAGCGGCGCGCAGCGCAACCTGATGAGCTGGTTCGGCATTCGCGGCATCGGCTCGCTCTATTACCTGCTTTACGCGATCAACCACCACATTGAGCGCGCACTGGCGCAGCAACTGCTTTCCATCACGCTGGCGGTGGTGGTGGCGTCGGTGGTGGCGCACGGCATCTCGGTCACGCCGCTGATGAAGCGCTACGAGGCGCGCAAGGCCGGCCGGCGGAAATAA
- a CDS encoding imelysin family protein — MKPVLKPVFLAATLALLAAPAMAQPAAAAPGAKATAQAGTTPASVAKHYAHLVQANYDDTLASTLTLQKAVQALIDAPSDEALKAARKAWLDAREYYGQTEAFRFYGGPIDDKNGPEGRINAWPMDESYVDYVKDSPNAGIINNRKVTISKKQLASLNERNGEENIATGWHAIEFLLWGQDLSTTGPGNRSFEDFVDGKKPNADRRRQYLKVVTELLVDDLTTLTKAWAPTGKSYRAKFERGGLESVRKIFGGLGSLSRGELAGERLEVALASQDQEDEHSCFSDNTHRDVVNNAKGIQNAWLGQYKRADGTTLAGPSLRDLVAEKNPALAERTSKQIAASVAAAEGIQAPFDREITGAKDAPGRLRVQKTIDSLVQQSKDLVESANAAGITKLTLVKP, encoded by the coding sequence ATGAAACCCGTGCTGAAACCCGTCTTCCTCGCCGCCACGCTGGCCCTGCTGGCAGCACCCGCCATGGCCCAGCCCGCAGCGGCAGCGCCCGGCGCGAAGGCAACGGCACAGGCCGGCACCACGCCTGCCAGCGTGGCCAAACATTACGCCCATCTGGTACAGGCGAATTACGACGACACGCTGGCCAGCACGCTCACCCTGCAAAAAGCCGTGCAGGCGCTGATTGATGCGCCGTCCGACGAAGCGCTCAAGGCCGCCCGCAAGGCCTGGCTGGACGCGCGCGAGTACTACGGCCAGACCGAAGCCTTCCGTTTTTATGGCGGCCCGATCGACGACAAAAACGGCCCAGAAGGCCGCATCAACGCCTGGCCCATGGACGAGTCTTACGTCGACTACGTGAAAGACTCGCCCAATGCCGGCATCATCAACAACCGCAAGGTCACCATCAGCAAGAAGCAGCTGGCCAGCCTGAACGAGCGCAACGGCGAAGAAAACATCGCCACCGGCTGGCACGCGATTGAATTTCTGCTGTGGGGCCAGGACCTGAGCACCACCGGCCCGGGCAACCGTTCGTTTGAAGATTTTGTCGACGGCAAGAAGCCCAACGCCGACCGCCGCCGCCAATACCTCAAGGTCGTGACCGAGCTGCTGGTGGACGACCTGACCACCCTGACCAAAGCCTGGGCGCCGACCGGCAAGTCTTACCGCGCGAAGTTCGAGCGCGGCGGCCTGGAGTCGGTGCGCAAGATCTTTGGCGGCCTGGGCTCGCTCTCGCGCGGTGAACTCGCCGGTGAGCGCCTTGAAGTGGCCCTGGCCAGCCAGGACCAGGAAGATGAGCACTCGTGCTTTTCGGACAACACGCACCGCGACGTGGTGAACAACGCCAAGGGCATCCAGAACGCCTGGCTGGGCCAGTACAAACGCGCCGACGGCACCACGCTGGCCGGCCCGTCGCTGCGCGACCTGGTGGCGGAAAAGAACCCGGCCCTGGCCGAGCGCACCAGCAAACAGATCGCTGCCTCCGTCGCTGCCGCCGAAGGCATCCAGGCGCCGTTTGACCGCGAGATCACCGGCGCCAAGGATGCGCCCGGCCGCCTGCGCGTGCAAAAAACCATCGACAGCCTGGTGCAGCAAAGCAAGGACCTGGTCGAATCGGCCAACGCCGCCGGCATCACCAAGCTGACGCTGGTCAAACCGTAA